The genomic window AAAATTACTTGCAAACAGTTCCCACCTATCCATTAAATGACGAGATTGAGTATTATACAGTTACTATAAGTGATAGAGGCGTTATTGAAGTTAATCCAAAAAGAAAAGAGATATCTAATGAATGATTACTCTAATTGAAATTATAGTTTATTTAGGAATATTTATAATAGGTTTAATAATTGGTTCTTTTTTAAATGTCCTTATAAGTAGATTGCCTTATAAAGAGTCAATTATATTTTCAAGAAGCTATTGTCTCCAATGTAAGAAAAAACTTAAACCATTTGACCTTATTCCACTTGTTAGTTTTCTTATTACCAAGGGACGGTGCAGATATTGTAATAAAAGTATTTCTTGGTATTACCCCTTGGTAGAAATAATAACGGCTGTTTGCTTTATATTAATTTTTGTCGAGCATAATTTATCACTAAATCTATTAATAGGCTGTTTGTTGGTTAGTATATTAATTTGCTCATCATTTACTGATATTACTACTGGTCTTATTCCTAATCGCTTAACTTATTTTGGAGTTATAGCAGGACTAAGTTTAAGTTATTTTACAATTGGTTTAAAAGAATCATTATTAGGGATTGCATTTTTATTTGGAATATACTTATTAGCTGCAATTA from Candidatus Syntrophocurvum alkaliphilum includes these protein-coding regions:
- a CDS encoding prepilin peptidase, whose product is MVEIITAVCFILIFVEHNLSLNLLIGCLLVSILICSSFTDITTGLIPNRLTYFGVIAGLSLSYFTIGLKESLLGIAFLFGIYLLAAIISQGGLGGGDIKLAAAIGAFTGLKGSFFVFIIASIIGGVWASLLLISKKASLKTAIKFGPILSIAAFIVWMYLEQLINLYMSIILN